The following nucleotide sequence is from Halapricum desulfuricans.
CATGGCAAGCGGACAGATCGCGATCACTGTGCTGATGGGGGTGCTGCTCGTCGTCGTCGCGTCGCTGCTCACCCGCATCGAGAACTGGCGGTCGTACGCGCCGACGGCGGGCGCGGCCGGCAGTCTCGCCGGCGAAGAGACCAGTTACGGCCACAGCGAGAAGCCGAGCGGAGTCGTCCGCTGGCTCACGACGGTCGATCACAAGGACATCGGCATCCTCTACGGCGCGTACGCGCTCGTCGCGTTCGCCGTCGGCGGGATCATGGTCGTCCTGATGCGCACCGAGTTGCTGTGGCCCGCCGAGGACATCATGTCCACGTCGATGTACAACTCGCTTCTGACCAGTCACGGCATCACGATGCTGTTCCTGTTCGGGACGCCGGTCATCGCGGCGTTCGGCAACTACTTCGTCCCGCTTTTGATCGGGGCCGACGACATGGCGTTCCCGCGGATCAACGCCATCGCCTTCTGGCTGTTGCCGCCCGGGGCGCTGCTGATCTGGGGCGGCTTTTTCATCCCGGGGATCGAGGCCGCACAGACCTCCTGGACGATGTACACGCCGCTGTCGGCGGAACAGCCGATGATCGGCGCGGACCTGATGATCCTCGGACTTCATCTCACCGGCGTCTCCGCGACGATGGGTGCGATCAACTTCATCGCGACTATCTTCACCGAGCGCGACGAGGAGGTCACCTGGGCGAACCTCGATATCTTCTCCTGGACGATGCTCACCCAGTCCGGGCTAATCCTGTTCGCGTTCCCGCTCCTGGGCAGCGCGCTCGTGATGTTGCTGCTGGATCGCAACGTCGGGACGACCTTCTTTGCGACCGAAGGCGGAGGCGCGATCCTCTGGCAGCACCTGTTCTGGTTCTTCGGCCACCCCGAGGTGTACATCCTCGTGTTGCCGCCGATGGGGCTGATCAGCTACATCATCCCGCGCTTTTCCGGCCGGAAACTGTTCGGGTTCAAGTTCGTCGTCTACTCGACGCTTGCCATCGGCGTCCTCTCTTTCGGGGTGTGGGCACATCATATGTTCTCGACGGGTATCGACCCGCGCCTGCAGGTCTCGTTCATGGCGGTCTCTTTAGCGATCGCGATACCGAGCGCCGTCAAGACCTTCAACTGGATCACGACCATGTGGAACGGCAAGGTGAGACTGACGACGCCGATGCTGTTCTCGATCGGCTTCGTCGCGAACTTCATCATCGGCGGCGTCACCGGGGTGTTCCTGGCGACGATCCCCGTCGACTACCTGCTGCACGACACCTACTACGTCGTCGGGCACTTCCACTACGTGATCATGGGCGCGATCGCGTTCGCGGTCTTCGCCGGGATCTACTACTGGTTCCCGATCTACACCGGCAAGATGTACCAGAAGACGCTCGGGAAGTGGCACTTCTGGCTGACGATGATCGGCACGAACCTGACGTTTTTCGGCATGCTGATTCTCGGGTATCTGGGGATGCCGCGCCGGTATGCGACCTACAACCTGGTCTCGGTCGGCCCGATAGACCTCTTTACCGTGCTCCATCAGTCGGCAACGATCGGGGCGTTCATCCTGCTCGCCGGCCAGCTCATCTTCGTCTGGAACGTCGTCTCTTCGTGGCTGTACGGCCGGCGTGTCACCGACGGCGATCCCTGGGACCTCAAGGACGACGACCTCTACAGCCGTGAGTTCCGCTGGCACGAACGCCGGATGGACGACGAGCTCGTGCTCGCGGACGGCGGCGAATCCGAGGATAGCTCCGAGCGAGCGTAGCGGACCGCTGTTGACGTGGTTTTTTCCGGCCGACAACTGTAGACACGAGCCATGGCCGAGCGACCTGGAGACACGATGCGCGAGCGGGCCGACGAGAGCTCGCGGGTTCTCTGGCTGTTACTGAACGCCGACCGCTGGCTCGTCACCGCTGTCCTCTCGGCGGTCCTGTTCTGTTCGATCGTCCTCGTCGGGTTACTCGTCCCCGAACCGGGGCTCCGGGCCGGCGACCCGATCGAGACGCTCTATCAGGCGCTGATCACGTCGACGGTGACTGGCGTGACGCTCGTGCTGACGCTGAGCCAGCTGGTGCTCTCACAGGAACTCGGGTCGGCCGGCGACCAGCGCGAGCGGATGCAGGGCGCGCTCTCGTTTCGTCGGGACGTGGCCGACGCGGTCGATACCGCGGTCAGTCCGGCCGAGCCGTCGGCGTTTCTCCGCGCGCTCGTTGGGGCGACCCGCGACCGTGCCGAGGCGATCGACGACGCGCTCGCCGACCTCGAACCGGACGCACGCGACCGCGTGACGCCGTATCTCGACGCCGTGATCGAGAACGCCGACAGCGTGACAGAGCAACTCGACGGCGCCACCTTCGGCGAGTTCGACGTCGTCCGTGCGGCGCTGAACTACAACTACTCCTGGAAGCTCTACGAGGGACGATCGATCCGCGAGACGAGCGAGACCGACCTCCCCGAAGCCGCCGTGACGGAACTGGAATCGTTGCTCGATCTCCTGGAACTGTTCGGCCCGGCTCGAGAGCACTTCAAGACGCTGTACTTCCAGTGGGAGCTGTCGAACCTCTCGCGAACGTTGCTGTACACCGCTGTTCCGGCACTGGCGGTCGCCGTCTCCTCGTTGCTGTTTCTCGATCCGTCGGCGATCGACGGCGCGACCGTCGGCGTCGACCACGCGCTCGTTCTCGTCGCCGCGACGACAACGGTCTCGCTGGTGCCGTTCACGATTCTGCTCGCGTACGTGCTTCGGATCGTGACAGTCACGAAACGGACGCTCTCGATCGGGCCGTTCGTCCTCCGGGAGACCGATCGATCCGGAGACATCTCCTAACAGACCTAGCCGATCACGAGCGCGAACCCGGCGGCGAACATCATGATCGCGACCGCCGCCAGCACGACCAATAGCAGTTCCTTCTCTGACATTGTTCGACGTTATCGCCGGAAGTGAAAAGCCTAATCGCTCCCGGCACCAATCGGGGGTTGTGCCACGACGTCTGTCCGGGCGGCGGGTGATCTACGCCGTCTACGCCGCCATCGTCTCGATCGCCGGGCTCCTGGGGTTCATCCTCGGGGCGATCAACCCGGAGGGGATGGATCCGACGCTGTTTTTCGTCGTCGATCTACCCGCGACGCCGGTCGGGATGGTGATCTTCGGCGTCTCGACGGTCGGCGTTGGTCTGGGCGTGCTGCTGTTGCTCGTCGCGTTCGTCGCTGACCGGTACGACGACGCCGCAGTGTAACGGTCACCAACCGTCGGCCTCGTCCGCATCGTTTTCCCCCATTCGCTCGGTCGTCTCGACGAGCGGGTGGCGGGCGTAATCGACGATGGTGATGTCGTCGACCGACTGCAGGTCCTCTTCTTCGGCGGTCTTGGCCATCTCGAGTTCGACGGCGCGGTCGACGCGGATGACGTACGCCTCCATTTCCTCGATGCCGAGTTCGCTGGCCGCGGTCGTCCGGTGATGGCCGTCGACGAGCAGGAGTTCGCCGTCGTTGTCGACGACGACCAGCGGTTCGGCCAGCCCCCGTTCCAGCTCGTAACTCCGTCCCTCGAGCTCGTCGGCATAGACGCGAGTCTGTGTCGGCCGGAGCGCGGCAAGCGAGACCTGGCGGCGCTCCTGGTCGG
It contains:
- a CDS encoding DUF7520 family protein, with protein sequence MPRRLSGRRVIYAVYAAIVSIAGLLGFILGAINPEGMDPTLFFVVDLPATPVGMVIFGVSTVGVGLGVLLLLVAFVADRYDDAAV
- the ctaD gene encoding cytochrome c oxidase subunit I, translating into MASGQIAITVLMGVLLVVVASLLTRIENWRSYAPTAGAAGSLAGEETSYGHSEKPSGVVRWLTTVDHKDIGILYGAYALVAFAVGGIMVVLMRTELLWPAEDIMSTSMYNSLLTSHGITMLFLFGTPVIAAFGNYFVPLLIGADDMAFPRINAIAFWLLPPGALLIWGGFFIPGIEAAQTSWTMYTPLSAEQPMIGADLMILGLHLTGVSATMGAINFIATIFTERDEEVTWANLDIFSWTMLTQSGLILFAFPLLGSALVMLLLDRNVGTTFFATEGGGAILWQHLFWFFGHPEVYILVLPPMGLISYIIPRFSGRKLFGFKFVVYSTLAIGVLSFGVWAHHMFSTGIDPRLQVSFMAVSLAIAIPSAVKTFNWITTMWNGKVRLTTPMLFSIGFVANFIIGGVTGVFLATIPVDYLLHDTYYVVGHFHYVIMGAIAFAVFAGIYYWFPIYTGKMYQKTLGKWHFWLTMIGTNLTFFGMLILGYLGMPRRYATYNLVSVGPIDLFTVLHQSATIGAFILLAGQLIFVWNVVSSWLYGRRVTDGDPWDLKDDDLYSREFRWHERRMDDELVLADGGESEDSSERA